In a genomic window of Labeo rohita strain BAU-BD-2019 chromosome 20, IGBB_LRoh.1.0, whole genome shotgun sequence:
- the si:ch73-74h11.1 gene encoding desmoglein-2, giving the protein MSPIWLGRICLVLLLCRIVASGANSRSNRRKREWILPPTRLYENVDYTKEEFVAKIRSDKDINWQMVEYGLTGHGSDKPPYNLFVINPENGYVRVTGLLDREKTSLYNLTGIAKFRNGSIAEENIELKVKVEDQNDNSPIFRVQSGSVWESSKIGTPVMRIIATDADEPDTLNSKIAYSILRQTPAESSHMFSIDKTTGIVYVKEKTLDRERHDTYTLIVQGVDMNGAPSGNTGTGTVQIHVLDINDNVPTLEKEEYSGSVDEGVTDVVVMRIKALDKDLEFTDNWLAVFDIHKGNEDNLFTIETDLKTNEGILKLVKPVDFEKIKELDLSLVISNVAPFINGSALELDVNLDKNLEGAGAGLGAGAGAGAGLGAGLGLGLGLGVGLDAGLDAGLDAGLDAGLDAGLDLGAGLDVGAGLDAGLDLGGGVDLGVDAGGDVGLKPDGKPGVKPGAKPGPSPGVKPRTKPGTKPSGKPGSDPDKKPAGKGYPVKISVNNLPDGPSFSPSVKDFPVSEDTDDEDFPVVLGTYAALDGDTGEPAENVRYAKGHDPNNWLTIDEETAEIKLMKAPDRESKFLVNGTYFAKIICMTQDVPAKTATGTIALKVEDSNDHCPTLTSTYQQTCANNKVVNVTAFDKDADPNGAPYHFVLIEEESVGKWKMVPVNGTTVSFYALEALWPGTYKLTVKVSDAQGLACPDNQKFDVEVCSCEKKGSCGPRVAAQRGLPFKIGTPAIGMFLSGVALLLLVPFLLIFCRCGSKGQFTDLPFDAKESLIEYHTEGIGEDKEVPLLSSPVATTDQKQVLQNGTFSNNVSNNVSSLPLQASVVNDNRTFKREINDGFTETDSKRFWYQQNTLSTANQHNSALYSTSLAFEKQDIYEDMTVGDAFLNQYYSQKAHCLAANSPQKDGLLLYEYEGQGSPAGSVGPCSILESDNDLEFLNNLGSKFLTLAEICHPPEPSLPPPKTVKSVETSFKTESSVSTSAVQVTKTIPPPQEVQHSSLTKVETINKSATLSTAKASQMVFVQQQPLYYLVEQQIPNTVFVESPTQGLYVINGNPGTEGLILQGGNLSQATLSRGQQAMYVVNGAPVAGNQPIQLQMEGQEQVLGFSPVSSPIGSPGGVLLMQTHFQESSMPGATGTPPILLADVSTLGKQKKKKTPEPLGTKGVEPKVKTVPSK; this is encoded by the exons ATCCGGTCTGATAAAGATATTAACTGGCAAATGGTGGAATATGGACTAACAGGTCACGGCTCTGACAAACCACCCTATAACTTGTTTGTTATCAATCCTGAAAATGGCTATGTTAGGGTCACCGGCCTGCTAGACAGAGAGAAAACATCCTTATACAAT CTGACTGGCATAGCAAAATTTCGTAACGGATCAATAGCAGAGGAAAACATTGAGCTGAAGGTTAAAGTTGAGGATCAGAATGATAACTCACCAATATTCAGAGTGCAAAGTGGATCTGTGTGGGAAAGCAGCAAGATTG GAACCCCTGTCATGCGGATAATAGCTACTGACGCGGATGAGCCGGACACTCTTAATTCCAAAATAGCGTACAGTATATTAAGACAAACCCCAGCCGAATCCAGCCATATGTTCTCCATTGATAAAACAACTGGGATAGTCTATGTGAAGGAGAAAACCCTGGATCGAGAG AGACATGACACATATACTTTAATAGTTCAAGGAGTTGATATGAACGGAGCTCCGTCTGGCAACACAGGAACAGGCACGGTGCAAATTCATGTTTTGGATATAAATGACAATGTTCCCACTCTTGAAAAAGAAGAG TATTCAGGCAGTGTTGATGAAGGTGTGACTGATGTGGTTGTCATGAGAATTAAAGCCCTGGACAAGGATCTGGAATTCACTGATAACTGGCTGGCAGTGTTTGATATTCACAAGGGAAATGAAGACAATCTCTTCACTATTGAAACGGACCTTAAAACGAATGAGGGAATTCTAAAACTTGTCAAG CCTGTTGATTTTGAAAAGATAAAAGAATTGGACCTCAGTTtggttatttcaaatgtagctCCTTTCATTAACGGAAGTGCTTTAGAGCTGGATGTTAATCTGGACAAGAATTTAGAAGGGGCTGGAGCGGGCCTAGGAGCAGGGGCTGGGGCGGGAGCAGGTTTGGGGgcggggttaggattaggcttAGGTTTGGGAGTTGGACTGGATGCTGGACTGGATGCAGGATTGGATGCGGGATTGGATGCAGGGCTGGATGCAGGACTGGATTTGGGTGCTGGATTGGATGTAGGTGCTGGACTGGATGCTGGATTGGATCTGGGTGGTGGAGTGGATCTGGGAGTGGATGCAGGTGGCGATGTTGGGCTTAAACCTGATGGTAAACCTGGAGTTAAGCCTGGAGCTAAACCCGGCCCCTCACCTGGTGTCAAGCCTAGAACAAAACCTGGTACTAAACCTTCTGGCAAACCCGGATCTGATCCTGATAAAAAGCCAGCTGGGAAAGGTTACCCAGTCAAGATCAGTGTAAACAACCTACCTGATGGTCCTAGCTTCTCACCTTCTGTGAAAGACTTCCCAGTATCAGAAGATACAGATGATGAAGATTTCCCAGTAGTGCTGGGCACGTATGCTGCTTTGGATGGTGACACTGGAGAACCAGCTGAAAATGTGAG GTACGCTAAAGGTCATGATCCTAATAACTGGCTAACCATTGATGAGGAAACTGCTGAGATTAAACTGATGAAGGCTCCTGATCGAGAATCAAAGTTTTTGGTCAATGGAACCTACTTCGCAAAGATTATCTGCATGACTCAAG ATGTGCCAGCTAAGACAGCTACTGGGACAATAGCATTAAAGGTGGAGGACTCAAATGACCACTGCCCCACACTGACCAGCACCTATCAACAAACTTGTGCTAATAATAAAGTGGTAAATGTCACAGCTTTCGATAAGGATGCTGATCCAAATGGTGCACCTTACCACTTTGTTCTGATAGAAGAGGAAAGTGTGGGAAAATGGAAAATGGTGCCTGTGAACG GAACAACAGTGAGCTTTTATGCGCTGGAGGCTTTGTGGCCAGGCACGTACAAACTGACAGTGAAAGTCTCTGACGCTCAGGGTCTGGCCTGTCCGGACAACCAAAAGTTTGATGTAGAAGTTTGCAGCTGTGAGAAAAAAGGCTCATGTGGGCCAAGGGTGGCCGCACAACGTGGCTTACCATTTAAAATAGGAACACCAGCCATTGGCATGTTCCTCAGTGGCGTAGCTTTGCTCCTCT TGGTACCCTTCCTCCTGATCTTCTGCCGGTGTGGGTCCAAAGGCCAATTCACAGATTTGCCCTTTGACGCTAAAGAATCTCTAATTGAATATCACACTGAAGGCATAGGAGAGGACAAG GAGGTTCCTCTTCTCAGCAGTCCTGTTGCGACAACAGACCAAAAGCAAGTGCTCCAGAATGGaaccttttctaacaatgtatcCAATAACGTATCCTCATTGCCCCTTCAAGCAAGTGTCGTAAATGACAACAGAACATTCAAGAGGGAAATAAACGATGGGTTTACAGAAACTGACAGCAAAAGGTTTTGGTACCAGCAAAACACCCTTTCAACAGCCAACCAGCACAACAGTGCTCTCTACTCTACATCACTCGCGTTTGAAAAACAAGACATATATGAGGATATGACAGTCGGAGATGCCTTTCTCAATCAATACTACTCTCag AAAGCACACTGTCTTGCAGCAAACTCGCCTCAGAAAGACGGTCTTCTGTTGTATGAGTATGAGGGTCAAGGCAGCCCTGCTGGCTCTGTTGGTCCCTGCAGCATCCTTGAGTCTGACAATGACCTGGAGTTCCTAAACAACCTGGGGTCAAAGTTCCTTACCCTAGCAGAGATATGCCATCCTCCAGAGCCTTCTTTACCACCTCCCAAAACTGTCAAATCAGTTGAAACCAGCTTCAAAACCGAGAGCTCTGTCAGCACCAGCGCCGTCCAGGTTACCAAAACCATCCCACCTCCACAAGAAGTACAACATAGCTCTCTTACCAAAGTTGAGACGATTAATAAATCAGCCACACTTTCAACTGCCAAAGCAAGCCAGATGGTTTTCGTGCAACAGCAGCCTCTATACTACTTAGTGGAGCAGCAAATTCCAAACACGGTTTTTGTTGAGAGTCCCACTCAGGGTTTGTATGTAATAAATGGGAATCCTGGGACGGAAGGTTTGATCCTCCAAGGTGGAAATCTTTCACAGGCGACTCTAAGCCGAGGACAACAAGCAATGTATGTGGTTAATGGAGCCCCTGTAGCTGGTAATCAGCCAATACAGCTGCAAATGGAAGGACAGGAACAGGTGCTAGGATTTAGCCCCGTCTCGTCTCCCATTGGATCGCCTGGTGGCGTACTGCTAATGCAGACGCACTTTCAGGAGAGCTCAATGCCAGGGGCGACTGGCACACCACCAATCTTGCTAGCTGATGTTTCAACACTGggcaaacaaaagaaaaagaagacaCCCGAGCCGTTGGGTACTAAAGGAGTGGAGCCTAAAGTAAAAACTGTGCCATCTAAATAG
- the ttr gene encoding transthyretin has translation MQLSSNMAKAVICALIASLFACCRSAPVGFHGGSDAHCPLTVKILDAVKGTPAGNIALDVYRQGQSGQWEKIASGKVDMAGEVHNLITEQEFTPGVYRVEFDTKAYWKAEGRTPFHQVADVVFEAHAEGHRHYTLALLLSPFSYTTTAVVVKAHE, from the exons ATGCAATTGAGCTCTAACATGGCTAAAGCAGTGATTTGTGCGCTTATTGCATCTCTGTTTGCCTGCTGTAGATCTGCACCTGTG GGTTTTCATGGTGGTTCAGATGCTCACTGCCCTCTGACAGTAAAGATCCTGGATGCTGTGAAAGGGACTCCTGCTGGAAACATAGCTCTGGATGTCTATCGCCAAGGTCAAAGTGGACAATGGGAAAAGATTGCCAGTGG GAAAGTGGATATGGCTGGTGAGGTACACAACTTGATCACCGAGCAGGAGTTCACTCCTGGCGTGTATCGGGTGGAGTTTGACACTAAAGCCTACTGGAAGGCGGAGGGTCGTACACCTTTCCACCAGGTGGCTGAC GTGGTGTTTGAGGCTCACGCGGAGGGGCATCGGCATTACACTCTGGCTCTTCTTCTGAGCCCCTTCTCGTACACCACAACCGCTGTGGTCGTCAAAGCACACGAGTGA